In one Pseudomonas fitomaticsae genomic region, the following are encoded:
- a CDS encoding autotransporter-associated beta strand repeat-containing protein: protein MEARFGVALVSRFSPLSLAVHLSVAGFLFGGMSTPALATCSTAGSTVTCTGVPSLPLFLNNFSSATNGLTVNVNSGAQMNATLGGKVISLTGVNINLNNSGTLDPALLGLVSVLSGGAFIGTGATSTVSVVNNASGIMRGTGMLLGLNLTSIDGLAIGVNNAAAGTTSITNDGTITSTGLSVGGITLADTPVVGVYGGSQVNMTNSASGTINGRIAFETSAAGNTFTNAGNITGGVSMGAGSTNTFYAITGSSVNVGDGVQVSVGLGGLVGINLTFAPTGTIDGGAGGTNTLILQNPIGVGGGVTGTGTASSATYVNFNNLTLNSGTWTLQGPLVSGATTLNGGVAQFNDNAAFGSGVLTSNGGILQASNVGLSLANQISLGAGGLTLQGINGTTLNGVISGTGGLTKIGSGQLNLNGINTYTGNTVLNGGTVLVGNNSAFSTGGITVGGASSISATTPISLANAITLNSTLTATGTGALILGGVISGASNLTKTGSGSLTLNGINTYTGNTSLSAGTLRVGNNNALGTGVLNTSNGTSLDSTGNVTLANNVGITGALNVLGSNALTLAGIVSGTGAITKSGSASLTLTGNNTNSGTTALNGGTLFVGSNTALGTGALNAAAGTTLDATTAVTLANAVALAADLTIGGTQALGLSGVISGAGNLIKNGTANLTLSGNNTFSGGTALNAGTLIVGSNTALGTGALTTAAGTTLDASTAVALSNAVALGGNLNIGGSANLTLGGVVSGSGGLTKNGAANLILNGTNTFLGAVALNAGTITAGANAALGSGNITVGGAATLDSNTAVTLNNNVILNSNLGIGGSNALTLGGVVSGASQLIKNGTANLTLNGANTFTGGTALNAGSLTVGNGAALGTGTLTVGGAGATLNSSANVTLNNAIALNANLTTGGANPLTLGGVISGGSNLIKTGASTLTLTGNNTYTGATSLNAGTLVVGSNTALGTGILNAGNNTTLDASTATSLANNVNLGGNVTIGGSSALTLAGVVSGVGGLTKSGPADLILNGANTYFGNTALNVGKLIVGSNTAIGSGALNAAAGTTLDTNTAVTLGNQVNLAGALNVGGSADLSLAGTVAGAGSLVKDGAANLSLNGTNTYVGGTTLNAGTLTVGNSSALGTGALTVGGAAALDSSSPLVSLANAVVLNAALSVGGTQNLTLGGVLSGTGQLVKDGAANLTVNGTNTFSGGTTLNAGTLTVGAPGALGSGTLTVGGAATLDNSSAFTLGNNITLDAGLTLAGNNGLTLSGVIDGAGSLTKTGLDDLALSGNNTFTGALNIAAGSVTTLSSGALGNTSGANISAGASLNLGSSASLDGLSGSGSVQIGGGNTLTVGGVSSTSTFDGDLSGNGGLTKVGTGTLNLTGINGIVGNTAVNGGTLNLSGSLASAQVNVNTGANVTGSGSILGTLNVNNGGHLVLSSGNTLSAASLVLAANSNIDANLATPSTTSLMDIGGNLTLDGNLNVTDAGGFGVGVYRLFNYIGALTDNGLTVAGVPVGYGLGDILVQTLGNQVNLVVSAPNTNLRFWDGSQTIPNGTVDGGTGTWTAGGTNWTNSSGTVNQTWAGDFAVFQGTAGTVSVNGTQLFTGMQFLTDGYNVINGSSGLLTAVNGTGGTTAMRVDPGVTATVGVNIDGSGIINKLDAGTLVLNGANSYTGGTQLDGGTLVVGSNTALGTGALIANAGTQLDSNTAVTLANAATLNGNLTILGSNALTLNGVISGTGGLIKNGSASLTLGGNNAFLGPVALNAGGLILASNSALGSATLNAANGTTLDASGAFTAGNAINLAGNLGIVGSNDLTLSGAINGAGSLTKNGAANLILSGANNFLGGITLNAGTLTAGSNGALGLGNLTVAGASALDSNTSVSLGNNVVLNANLTNTGNSDVALSGVVSGTGGLVKNGASNLTLNGINTYSGGTTLNAGTVTLGTSAGLGSGAVTVAGASTLDTTAPLVLANNVNVNANLSVASNNNLTLGGVIAGAGTLTKNGLSDLTLTGNNTFSGTFDVQSGSLTTLGNSALGSNAGVNLGAAATLNLGGSGSLASLTGSGTALIGGGNTLSIGGNNTSSIFDGVLTGTGELSKLGTGTLTLTGLNSLTGNTTVNAGTLNVSGSLDSASVLVNSGGTLTGGGSLGWAVTVADGGHLAGATGSTLSVNSLVFNANSNFDVGLGTPVSGGGNPLVNVGGNLTLDGTLNVSDIGGFGSGVYRLINYTGGLTDNGMLIGTVPGSVTPGDLTLQTALANQINLLVTAPGVTVQFWDGNQLVANGSVDGGSGTWGTGTTNWTDVNGTTNQAWTNSFAVFQGAAGTVTVNGAQTITGMQFVTDGYSLQNGTAGSINLVNGSLGNATVRVDPNVTATVGVALNGAGTLGKYDTGTLVLNAANGYTGGTALNGGKIVVGNNAALGTGVLTAANGTALDSNTAVSLANAVVLNGGLTVAGSNALTLGGVVSGSGSLIKTGASSLTLNGSNTYSGGTQLSGGSLILGNNSAISSGALSVLGNGTLDSTSALQLANAINLGAQLTLAGNQNTTLIGAITGSGSLVKNGNGDLVLSGANTYSGGTTLNGGSTRGDTSSLQGAIANNATLTFEQNSDGSYTGNLTGVGTLNKTGTGALLLTGNNTFTGNTAVQAGALNVNGVLNSANVNVASGAKIGGSGVFAGAVQLANGATLTGGGTATPLSVGSLALSSGTNLDFSLGSAASSTTVVNVAGNLTLDGTLNISNAGGFGTGVYQLFSYGGSLTDNGLVYGSLPVSAANLTLQTALANQVNLLVQSTPGEVQFWNGGTTNPDGSIGGGSGVWGPGTNWTDPSGTQALASNGQFAVFGGQSGTVTVQGNQNFTGLQFLANGYSVVPGAGGTLTPVNGPGGSLAPVRVNAGGSAEVSAPLVGTGGIEKLDSGTLVLSGANTYSGGTTVSGGTLIGNTTSLQGNILNNASLVFQQNVNGQFNGVLSGIGALAKRGAGTLLLTGDQPFSGTVAVDQGVLQVGSRSARASLGGQITVANGAGLSGNGSVGSLVNHGVVQSGAEAGTLSVAGNLTNAADGMLALTISSPSATPLAVGGTATLGGGLQVNSLAPFTGNTVYSLITAGGGVIGTFSAADLPQYAFLDTALVYDPNAVNLVVSRNGNSFVDVAATRNQRNTASALMRNGAAGSALQGEIVNLSVAGARNAFDSLSGEIHASTASAILEDSRYVRDAVNDRMRQPSCSAPDDPRRALAPSDNQLSSNGCHGEMVGWARALGAWGESDGDSNSAKLDRNLSGFMLGTDKQIDDQWRVGMAAGYTRSDLDAHDRRSDATVESYHLAAYLNSQFDALAVRLGAAYSWHDIETKRDVSVGAYNDRLKANYDARSAQVFGEIGYAIDAAGIALEPFAGVAYVNYDSDKAKEKGGVGRLRAESDQDITFSTLGVRAGKVITLANGGQFTPRAALGWRHAFGDTKPDADLTFIDGGASFKTQGVPIAKDSAVVEAGVDFQISPTGKLGIGYSGQLSNESNDHAMTISFSLGF, encoded by the coding sequence GTGGAAGCAAGGTTTGGTGTCGCCCTCGTTTCGCGTTTTTCCCCACTTTCCCTCGCTGTGCATCTGAGTGTCGCCGGTTTTCTGTTCGGCGGGATGAGCACTCCAGCGTTGGCCACGTGTTCCACGGCCGGTTCGACGGTCACCTGTACCGGTGTGCCGAGCCTGCCGCTGTTTCTCAACAATTTCAGCAGTGCTACCAACGGTCTGACGGTCAACGTCAACTCCGGCGCGCAGATGAACGCCACCCTCGGCGGCAAGGTAATCAGCCTGACCGGGGTCAACATCAACCTGAACAACTCCGGCACCCTCGACCCGGCATTGCTGGGTCTGGTTTCGGTCCTCAGTGGCGGCGCGTTCATCGGCACCGGCGCCACCAGTACGGTCAGCGTGGTCAACAACGCCAGCGGGATCATGCGCGGCACCGGGATGTTGCTCGGCCTCAATCTGACCAGCATCGACGGCTTGGCCATTGGCGTGAACAACGCGGCGGCGGGCACCACCAGTATCACCAACGACGGCACCATTACGTCCACCGGGCTGTCGGTCGGCGGCATCACTCTGGCCGATACACCAGTGGTCGGGGTGTATGGCGGTTCGCAAGTCAACATGACCAACAGCGCCAGCGGCACGATCAACGGCCGGATTGCGTTCGAGACGTCGGCAGCAGGCAACACCTTCACCAACGCCGGTAACATCACCGGCGGTGTGTCGATGGGCGCGGGCAGCACCAACACCTTCTACGCGATCACTGGTTCCAGCGTTAACGTCGGCGACGGTGTGCAAGTGTCCGTCGGCCTCGGTGGCCTGGTCGGCATCAACCTGACCTTCGCCCCGACCGGCACCATCGATGGCGGCGCGGGGGGCACCAACACGCTGATCCTGCAAAACCCGATCGGCGTCGGTGGTGGCGTCACCGGGACCGGCACCGCGTCCAGCGCGACCTACGTCAACTTCAACAACCTGACCCTCAACAGCGGCACCTGGACCTTGCAGGGGCCGTTGGTCAGCGGGGCGACCACACTCAATGGCGGTGTCGCGCAGTTCAACGACAACGCCGCGTTCGGCAGCGGTGTGCTGACGTCCAACGGCGGGATTCTTCAGGCCAGCAATGTCGGTTTGTCGCTGGCCAACCAGATCAGTCTGGGCGCCGGTGGCCTGACCCTGCAGGGCATCAACGGCACGACCCTCAACGGCGTTATTTCCGGTACTGGCGGCCTGACCAAGATCGGCAGCGGTCAGCTCAACCTCAACGGCATCAACACTTACACCGGCAACACTGTGCTCAACGGCGGCACAGTGCTAGTGGGTAATAACTCGGCATTCAGCACTGGCGGCATCACGGTCGGCGGCGCTTCGAGCATCTCGGCAACGACGCCGATTTCGCTGGCCAACGCGATCACGCTCAACAGCACCCTGACCGCAACCGGCACCGGAGCGCTGATCCTGGGCGGGGTGATCAGCGGTGCCAGCAACCTGACCAAGACCGGCAGCGGCAGCCTGACCCTCAACGGCATCAACACCTACACCGGGAACACCAGCCTCAGCGCCGGCACCTTGCGCGTCGGCAACAACAACGCCCTGGGCACCGGGGTGCTCAACACCAGCAACGGCACCAGCCTCGACAGCACCGGCAACGTGACCCTGGCCAACAACGTCGGCATCACCGGTGCACTGAACGTGCTCGGCAGCAATGCCCTGACCCTGGCCGGCATCGTGTCCGGCACCGGCGCGATCACCAAAAGCGGCAGCGCCAGCCTGACCCTGACCGGCAACAACACCAACAGCGGCACCACTGCGCTCAATGGCGGTACGTTGTTCGTCGGCAGCAACACCGCACTCGGCACGGGCGCCTTGAACGCGGCGGCCGGCACTACGCTGGATGCGACCACCGCCGTGACCCTGGCCAACGCGGTGGCACTGGCGGCGGATCTGACCATCGGCGGTACTCAGGCGCTGGGCTTGAGCGGCGTCATCAGCGGCGCCGGCAACCTGATCAAGAACGGCACCGCGAACCTGACCCTCAGCGGCAACAACACCTTCTCCGGCGGCACGGCACTGAATGCCGGGACGCTGATCGTCGGCTCCAACACCGCGCTGGGCACCGGCGCACTGACCACGGCAGCGGGCACCACCCTCGATGCCAGCACCGCCGTGGCGCTGAGCAACGCAGTCGCCCTCGGCGGTAACCTGAACATCGGCGGCAGCGCCAACCTGACCCTCGGCGGCGTGGTCAGCGGCAGCGGCGGGCTGACCAAAAACGGCGCAGCGAACCTGATTCTCAACGGCACCAATACGTTCCTCGGTGCTGTTGCGTTGAACGCGGGCACCATCACAGCGGGTGCCAACGCTGCGCTGGGCAGTGGCAATATCACCGTCGGCGGCGCGGCGACCCTCGACAGCAATACCGCGGTGACGCTGAACAACAACGTCATTCTCAACAGCAATCTGGGGATCGGCGGCAGCAATGCACTGACCCTTGGCGGGGTGGTCAGCGGTGCCAGTCAGTTGATCAAGAACGGCACCGCCAACCTGACCCTCAACGGCGCCAACACCTTCACCGGTGGTACGGCGCTCAATGCCGGCAGCCTGACCGTCGGCAACGGCGCGGCACTCGGCACCGGCACGCTGACCGTGGGCGGCGCGGGGGCAACGCTCAACAGCAGCGCCAACGTGACGCTGAACAACGCCATCGCGCTGAACGCCAACCTCACCACCGGCGGCGCCAACCCGCTGACTCTGGGCGGTGTGATCAGCGGCGGCAGCAACCTGATCAAGACCGGTGCTTCGACCCTGACCCTGACCGGCAACAACACCTACACCGGCGCTACTTCGCTGAACGCCGGGACGTTGGTCGTCGGCTCCAACACCGCCCTCGGCACCGGCATCCTCAACGCCGGCAACAACACCACTCTCGACGCCAGCACCGCGACCAGCCTGGCCAACAACGTCAACCTCGGCGGTAACGTGACCATCGGCGGCAGCAGCGCGCTGACCCTCGCGGGTGTGGTCTCCGGGGTCGGTGGCCTGACCAAAAGCGGCCCGGCCGACCTGATTCTCAACGGTGCCAACACCTATTTCGGCAACACCGCACTCAACGTCGGCAAGCTGATTGTCGGCAGCAATACCGCGATCGGCAGCGGCGCATTGAACGCAGCGGCCGGCACCACGCTGGACACCAACACCGCCGTCACTCTGGGCAATCAGGTCAACCTCGCCGGGGCGCTCAATGTGGGCGGCAGCGCGGATTTGAGCCTGGCCGGAACCGTCGCCGGCGCCGGTAGCCTAGTGAAAGACGGTGCCGCCAACCTGAGCCTCAACGGCACTAACACCTACGTCGGCGGCACCACTCTGAACGCGGGTACGCTGACTGTCGGCAACAGCTCGGCGCTCGGCACCGGCGCCTTGACGGTGGGCGGTGCGGCAGCCCTCGACAGCAGTTCGCCGCTGGTCAGTCTGGCCAACGCGGTCGTGCTGAATGCGGCGCTGAGCGTCGGCGGCACGCAGAACCTGACCCTCGGCGGCGTGCTCAGCGGCACCGGCCAACTGGTGAAAGACGGGGCGGCCAACCTGACCGTCAACGGCACCAACACCTTCAGCGGCGGCACCACTCTGAACGCGGGCACCCTGACCGTCGGCGCGCCCGGCGCACTGGGCAGCGGCACGCTCACTGTCGGTGGCGCCGCGACGCTGGACAACAGCAGCGCCTTCACCCTCGGCAACAACATCACCCTCGATGCCGGGCTGACCCTGGCCGGCAACAACGGCCTGACCCTCAGCGGCGTGATCGACGGCGCCGGCAGCCTGACCAAGACCGGCCTGGACGACCTGGCCCTCAGCGGCAACAACACCTTCACCGGTGCGCTGAACATTGCCGCCGGCAGCGTCACCACCCTGAGCAGCGGGGCGCTGGGCAACACCTCCGGCGCCAACATCAGCGCTGGCGCCAGCCTCAACCTCGGCAGCAGCGCCAGCCTCGACGGCCTGAGCGGCAGCGGCAGCGTGCAGATCGGTGGCGGTAATACCCTCACCGTGGGTGGGGTGAGCAGCACCAGCACCTTCGACGGCGACCTCAGCGGCAACGGCGGTCTGACCAAAGTCGGCACCGGCACCCTGAACCTGACCGGGATCAACGGCATCGTCGGCAACACCGCCGTTAACGGCGGCACCCTGAACCTCAGCGGTTCGCTGGCCAGTGCCCAGGTCAACGTCAATACCGGGGCGAACGTAACCGGCAGCGGCTCGATTCTCGGAACCCTCAACGTCAACAACGGCGGCCACCTGGTGTTGTCCTCGGGCAACACCCTGTCGGCCGCGTCCCTGGTGCTGGCCGCCAACAGCAATATCGATGCGAACCTCGCGACGCCATCGACCACGTCGCTGATGGACATCGGCGGCAACCTGACCCTCGACGGTAACCTCAACGTCACCGATGCCGGCGGTTTCGGCGTCGGGGTCTATCGCTTGTTCAACTACATCGGCGCGCTGACTGACAATGGCCTGACCGTGGCCGGTGTGCCGGTGGGTTACGGCCTCGGCGACATCCTCGTGCAGACGCTGGGTAACCAGGTGAATCTGGTGGTGTCGGCACCGAACACCAACCTGCGTTTCTGGGACGGCAGCCAGACGATCCCCAACGGCACCGTGGATGGCGGCACCGGCACATGGACTGCCGGCGGCACCAACTGGACCAATTCCAGCGGCACGGTCAACCAGACCTGGGCCGGCGACTTCGCGGTGTTCCAGGGCACGGCGGGCACGGTGTCGGTCAACGGCACGCAGCTGTTCACCGGAATGCAATTCCTCACCGATGGCTACAACGTGATCAACGGTTCGTCGGGTCTGCTGACCGCCGTCAACGGCACCGGCGGCACCACGGCGATGCGGGTTGATCCGGGCGTGACCGCCACGGTCGGCGTGAACATCGACGGCAGCGGCATCATCAACAAACTCGACGCCGGCACTCTGGTGCTCAACGGCGCCAACAGCTACACCGGCGGCACGCAACTGGACGGCGGCACCCTGGTGGTCGGCAGCAACACCGCGCTGGGCACCGGCGCGTTGATCGCCAATGCCGGCACGCAACTCGACAGCAACACCGCCGTGACCCTGGCGAACGCCGCGACGCTGAATGGCAATCTGACGATCCTCGGCAGCAATGCCCTGACCCTCAACGGTGTCATTTCCGGCACCGGCGGCTTGATCAAGAACGGCTCGGCCAGCCTGACTCTCGGCGGCAACAATGCTTTCCTCGGGCCGGTGGCACTGAACGCGGGCGGGTTGATTCTGGCGTCGAACAGCGCGCTGGGTTCAGCCACCCTGAATGCCGCGAACGGCACCACCCTGGATGCCAGCGGCGCTTTCACGGCGGGTAATGCGATCAACCTGGCGGGCAACCTCGGCATCGTCGGCAGCAACGATCTGACACTCAGCGGAGCCATCAACGGCGCCGGCAGCCTGACCAAAAACGGCGCGGCCAACCTGATCCTGAGCGGGGCCAACAACTTCCTCGGCGGCATCACCCTCAACGCCGGCACCCTGACCGCCGGCAGCAACGGCGCCCTCGGTCTGGGCAACCTGACCGTCGCCGGTGCCTCGGCGCTGGACAGCAACACCTCGGTGTCGCTGGGCAACAATGTGGTGCTCAACGCCAACCTGACCAACACCGGCAACAGCGACGTGGCCCTCAGCGGCGTGGTCAGCGGCACCGGCGGTCTGGTCAAGAACGGCGCGTCCAACCTGACCCTCAACGGCATCAACACCTACAGCGGCGGCACCACGCTGAACGCCGGCACCGTGACCCTCGGCACCTCGGCGGGCCTGGGCTCCGGCGCAGTGACCGTGGCAGGCGCCTCGACCCTCGACACCACGGCGCCGCTGGTGCTGGCCAACAACGTCAACGTCAATGCCAACCTGAGCGTGGCCAGCAACAACAACCTGACCCTCGGTGGCGTGATCGCCGGGGCAGGCACCCTGACCAAGAACGGTCTGTCCGACCTGACGCTGACCGGCAACAACACCTTCAGCGGTACCTTCGACGTGCAGTCCGGCAGCCTCACCACCTTGGGTAACTCGGCACTGGGCAGCAATGCCGGGGTCAATCTCGGCGCTGCGGCGACCCTCAACCTCGGCGGTTCCGGCAGCCTCGCCAGCCTGACCGGCAGCGGCACCGCACTGATCGGCGGCGGCAACACGCTGAGCATCGGCGGCAACAACACCAGCAGCATTTTCGACGGTGTGCTCACCGGCACTGGCGAGTTGAGCAAACTCGGCACCGGTACGCTGACCCTCACCGGCCTCAACAGCCTGACCGGCAACACCACGGTCAACGCTGGCACCTTGAACGTCAGCGGCTCGCTGGACAGCGCCAGTGTGCTGGTCAACAGCGGCGGCACCCTGACTGGCGGCGGCTCGCTCGGCTGGGCCGTGACCGTGGCGGATGGCGGTCATCTGGCTGGCGCCACCGGCAGCACCCTGTCGGTGAACTCGCTGGTGTTCAACGCCAACTCCAACTTCGATGTCGGCCTCGGCACACCGGTGTCCGGTGGCGGCAACCCGCTGGTCAATGTCGGCGGCAACCTGACCCTCGACGGCACCCTCAACGTCAGCGACATCGGCGGTTTCGGCAGCGGCGTGTATCGCTTGATCAACTACACCGGCGGCCTGACCGACAACGGCATGCTGATCGGCACCGTGCCGGGCAGCGTCACGCCGGGCGACCTGACCCTGCAAACCGCGCTGGCCAACCAGATCAACCTGCTGGTCACCGCACCGGGCGTCACCGTGCAGTTCTGGGACGGCAACCAGCTCGTCGCCAACGGTTCGGTGGATGGCGGCAGCGGCACCTGGGGCACCGGCACCACCAACTGGACCGACGTCAACGGCACCACCAATCAGGCCTGGACCAACAGCTTCGCGGTGTTCCAGGGTGCGGCGGGCACCGTGACCGTCAACGGCGCGCAAACCATCACCGGCATGCAGTTCGTCACCGATGGCTACAGCCTGCAGAACGGCACGGCCGGGTCGATTAATCTGGTCAACGGATCGCTGGGCAATGCCACCGTGCGGGTCGACCCGAACGTCACCGCCACCGTGGGCGTGGCGCTCAACGGCGCCGGCACACTGGGCAAATACGACACCGGCACCCTGGTGCTCAATGCGGCCAACGGCTACACCGGTGGTACCGCGCTCAACGGCGGCAAGATCGTGGTCGGCAACAACGCGGCCCTCGGCACTGGCGTGTTGACCGCCGCCAACGGCACGGCGCTGGACAGCAACACAGCGGTCAGCCTGGCCAACGCCGTGGTGCTCAACGGCGGACTCACCGTCGCCGGCTCCAACGCATTGACCCTCGGCGGTGTGGTCAGCGGCAGCGGCAGTCTGATCAAGACCGGCGCATCGAGCCTGACCCTCAACGGCAGCAACACTTACAGCGGTGGCACTCAACTGTCCGGCGGTTCGCTGATCCTGGGCAACAACAGCGCGATCAGCAGCGGTGCCCTCAGCGTGCTGGGCAATGGCACCCTCGACAGCACCAGCGCGCTGCAACTGGCCAACGCCATCAACCTGGGTGCGCAACTGACCCTGGCCGGCAACCAGAACACCACACTGATCGGGGCGATCACCGGCAGCGGCAGTCTGGTGAAAAACGGCAATGGCGACCTCGTGCTCAGCGGCGCCAACACCTACAGCGGCGGTACCACGCTGAACGGTGGCAGCACCCGTGGCGATACCAGCAGCCTGCAAGGCGCCATCGCCAACAACGCGACGCTGACTTTCGAGCAGAACAGCGACGGCAGCTACACCGGCAATCTGACGGGCGTCGGCACACTCAACAAAACCGGCACTGGCGCCTTGCTGCTGACCGGCAATAACACCTTCACCGGCAACACCGCGGTGCAGGCCGGTGCGCTGAACGTCAACGGCGTGCTCAACAGTGCCAACGTCAACGTTGCCAGCGGTGCGAAGATCGGCGGCAGCGGCGTATTCGCCGGCGCCGTGCAACTGGCCAACGGGGCGACGCTGACCGGCGGCGGCACTGCGACGCCGTTGTCGGTCGGTTCGCTGGCGTTGTCTTCGGGCACCAACCTGGACTTCTCCCTCGGTTCGGCAGCCAGTTCCACCACGGTGGTCAACGTCGCCGGCAACCTGACCCTCGACGGTACGCTGAACATCAGCAACGCCGGCGGCTTCGGCACCGGGGTCTATCAACTGTTCAGCTACGGCGGCAGCCTGACCGACAACGGTCTGGTCTACGGCAGCCTGCCGGTGTCGGCGGCCAATCTGACCCTGCAGACCGCGCTGGCCAATCAGGTCAACCTGCTGGTGCAGAGCACGCCGGGTGAAGTGCAGTTCTGGAACGGCGGCACCACCAATCCGGATGGCAGCATCGGTGGTGGCAGTGGCGTGTGGGGCCCAGGCACCAACTGGACCGATCCGAGCGGTACTCAGGCGCTGGCGTCGAACGGTCAGTTCGCCGTGTTCGGCGGGCAGAGCGGCACGGTCACCGTGCAAGGCAATCAGAACTTCACCGGGTTGCAATTCCTCGCCAACGGCTACAGCGTGGTTCCGGGCGCCGGCGGTACGCTGACACCGGTCAACGGCCCGGGCGGGAGCCTCGCGCCGGTGCGGGTGAATGCCGGTGGCAGCGCGGAAGTTTCCGCACCGCTGGTGGGCACTGGCGGCATCGAGAAACTGGATTCGGGCACTCTGGTCCTCAGCGGCGCCAACACTTACAGCGGCGGGACCACGGTCAGCGGCGGTACGCTGATCGGTAATACCACCAGCCTGCAGGGCAACATCCTCAACAATGCATCGTTGGTGTTCCAGCAGAACGTCAATGGTCAGTTCAACGGTGTGCTCAGTGGTATCGGCGCATTGGCCAAGCGGGGCGCCGGAACCCTGCTGTTGACCGGCGATCAGCCGTTCAGCGGCACCGTTGCGGTCGATCAGGGCGTGCTGCAAGTCGGCAGCCGCTCGGCGCGCGCGTCGCTCGGCGGACAGATCACAGTGGCCAACGGCGCCGGGTTGAGCGGTAACGGCAGTGTCGGTTCCCTGGTCAACCACGGAGTGGTGCAATCCGGTGCCGAGGCTGGCACCTTGAGTGTCGCCGGCAACCTGACCAACGCCGCCGACGGTATGCTGGCCCTGACGATCAGTTCGCCAAGCGCCACACCGCTGGCGGTCGGTGGCACCGCCACGCTGGGCGGCGGTCTGCAGGTCAACAGCCTGGCACCGTTCACCGGCAATACTGTGTACTCGCTGATCACCGCCGGTGGCGGGGTGATCGGCACCTTCAGTGCCGCCGATCTGCCGCAGTATGCGTTCCTCGACACGGCGCTGGTGTATGACCCGAATGCGGTGAACCTGGTGGTCAGCCGCAATGGCAATTCGTTCGTCGACGTCGCTGCCACCCGCAACCAGCGCAACACCGCTTCGGCGTTGATGCGCAACGGCGCGGCGGGCAGTGCGTTGCAGGGCGAAATCGTCAACCTCAGCGTGGCGGGGGCACGTAACGCCTTCGACAGCCTGTCCGGGGAAATTCATGCCAGCACCGCCAGCGCGATCCTCGAGGATTCGCGCTACGTGCGCGACGCGGTCAACGACCGTATGCGCCAGCCATCGTGCAGCGCGCCGGATGATCCACGCCGCGCCCTGGCCCCGAGCGACAACCAGCTGAGCAGCAACGGTTGCCACGGCGAAATGGTCGGCTGGGCCCGCGCACTCGGCGCCTGGGGCGAGTCGGATGGCGACAGCAACAGCGCGAAACTGGATCGCAACCTGAGCGGTTTCATGCTCGGCACCGACAAGCAGATCGACGACCAATGGCGCGTCGGCATGGCCGCCGGCTACACCCGCAGCGATCTGGATGCCCATGATCGTCGCTCGGATGCCACGGTCGAGAGTTACCACCTGGCGGCGTACCTCAACTCGCAATTCGATGCCCTGGCAGTGCGCCTCGGCGCGGCCTACAGCTGGCACGACATCGAGACCAAGCGTGACGTCAGCGTCGGCGCCTACAACGACCGGTTGAAGGCCAATTACGACGCTCGCAGCGCACAGGTGTTCGGTGAAATCGGCTATGCCATCGATGCGGCCGGGATTGCCCTGGAACCGTTCGCCGGCGTGGCATACGTCAACTACGACAGCGACAAGGCCAAGGAGAAAGGCGGAGTAGGGCGTCTGCGCGCCGAGTCCGATCAGGACATCACCTTCTCGACCCTGGGCGTGCGCGCTGGCAAGGTCATTACCCTGGCCAACGGCGGGCAATTCACCCCGCGTGCGGCCCTCGGCTGGCGGCATGCCTTCGGCGACACCAAGCCTGACGCCGACCTGACCTTCATCGACGGCGGCGCCTCGTTCAAAACCCAGGGCGTGCCGATTGCCAAGGACAGCGCGGTGGTCGAAGCCGGCGTGGACTTCCAGATCAGCCCGACCGGCAAACTCGGCATCGGCTATTCGGGGCAGCTGTCGAACGAGAGCAACGACCATGCGATGACCATCAGCTTCAGCCTCGGGTTCTGA